The proteins below are encoded in one region of Lactuca sativa cultivar Salinas chromosome 3, Lsat_Salinas_v11, whole genome shotgun sequence:
- the LOC111912324 gene encoding pyruvate dehydrogenase E1 component subunit beta-1, mitochondrial: protein MLGIIKQKVGARGLSAPVFGDYMQRLSPIASAMRHFSSATKDMTVRDALNSALDEEMAADSSVFIMGEEVGEYQGAYKITKGLLHKYGPERVVDTPITEAGFTGLAVGAAYHGLKPVIEFMTFNFSMQAIDHIINSAAKSNYMSAGQINVPIVFRGPNGAAAGVGAQHSQCYGAWYGAVPGLKVIVPYSSEDARGLLKAAIRDPDPVVFLENEILYGESFPVSAEVLDPNFCLPIGKAKIEREGKDVTITAYSKMVGFALKAAEILEKDGINAEVINLRCIRPLDRDTINDSVRKTNRLVTVEEGFRQHGVGAEICAMVVEDSFGYLDAPVERIAGADVPTPYAANLERLAFPQIEDIVRATKRACYRSA from the exons ATGTTGGGGATTATAAAACAAAAAGTCGGTGCCAGAGGTTTATCGGCTCCG GTATTTGGGGATTACATGCAGAGATTAAGCCCTATCGCATCAGCCATGAGACATTTCTCGTCTGCAACCAAAGAT ATGACAGTAAGAGATGCTCTGAACTCTGCTCTTGATGAGGAAATGGCTGCTGATTCCAGTGTCTTTATCATGGGTGAAGAG GTTGGAGAATACCAGGGTGCATACAAG ATTACAAAAGGATTGTTACACAAGTATGGGCCTGAGAGAGTTGTTGACACCCCTATCACAGAG GCTGGGTTCACAGGCCTTGCTGTTGGTGCTGCATATCATGGTTTGAAGCCTGTTATAGAGTTCATGACATTCAATTTCTCCATGCAG gcaattgatcatatcatcaaCTCTGCAGCAAAGTCAAACTACATGTCTGCTGGTCAAATTAATGTGCCCATTGTTTTTAGAGGTCCAAATGGCGCTGCTGCTGGTGTTGGTGCCCAACATTCTCAA TGTTATGGTGCATGGTATGGTGCAGTTCCTGGTTTAAAAGTTATTGTACCATACTCCTCTGAAGATGCACGTGGACTTTTAAAAGCTGCAATTAGAGACCCTGATCCTGTTGTTTTCCTTGAAAACGAAATATT ATATGGTGAGTCCTTCCCAGTTTCTGCTGAAGTCCTTGATCCAAACTTCTGCCTTCCGATAGGAAAAGCCAAG atTGAAAGAGAAGGGAAAGATGTTACAATCACAGCTTACTCTAAGATGGTGGGCTTTGCTTTAAAG gcTGCTGAAATACTTGAAAAAGATGGAATAAATGCGGAGGTAATAAATCTGAGGTGTATAAGGCCTCTTGATAGAGATACAATCAATGACTCAGTCAGGAAAACCAACAGGCTTGTTACTGTTGAGGAAGGGTTTCGTCAACATGGTGTTGGTGCTGAAATATG TGCAATGGTTGTTGAGGATAGCTTTGGTTATCTTGATGCACCTGTGGAGAGGATTGCTGGGGCTGATGTTCCAACGCCTTATGCTGCTAATCTTGAGAGATTGGCTTTTCCTCAG ATTGAGGATATTGTTCGTGCAACTAAGAGAGCTTGTTACAGATCTGCTTAA